Proteins found in one Pectobacterium atrosepticum genomic segment:
- a CDS encoding LysR family transcriptional regulator: MNIDLRQLRHFIALIEHRNFTSAAQAMKLSQSAFSRSIQSLEQTVGTRLIDRMNQLEPTPKGLVVLDHARRLINQTHDLFNDIQQFNEKEAGEVNFGCGPAPAAWLMPQVIGAFSQLYPKVRMVFRVDNWQALGHRLMAEELDFIVADMRNFEFDTRYRVQPLSQHRWGFCCRSGHPLAVQEEITVEQFFSYPLAATIRPPNLHRALVQLSGKLDIRTNIECENGYSLLDVVRHSDAIGTTNHFNEPDRHGIHMLKIAGLDDNTDEFYTHYGIIYLADARLSLLARKLIDTFVQVDGDLHGAPASLTAE; the protein is encoded by the coding sequence ATGAATATCGATCTTCGCCAACTGCGCCACTTTATTGCTCTGATTGAGCATCGCAATTTTACGTCGGCGGCACAGGCGATGAAGTTATCTCAATCCGCTTTCAGCCGCAGTATTCAGTCGCTGGAGCAGACTGTTGGCACCCGCCTGATTGACCGTATGAACCAACTGGAGCCGACGCCTAAAGGGCTGGTAGTACTGGATCACGCCCGTCGCCTGATTAATCAGACGCACGATCTGTTTAACGATATTCAGCAGTTCAATGAGAAAGAGGCGGGCGAAGTGAATTTTGGCTGCGGCCCAGCCCCCGCCGCCTGGCTGATGCCGCAGGTGATCGGGGCTTTCTCCCAACTGTATCCCAAGGTGCGAATGGTCTTTCGCGTTGATAATTGGCAGGCGCTAGGGCATCGACTCATGGCCGAAGAGCTTGATTTCATTGTGGCGGATATGCGCAACTTTGAATTCGATACCCGCTATCGGGTTCAGCCGCTGAGCCAGCATCGTTGGGGATTCTGCTGCCGCAGCGGGCACCCGTTAGCGGTGCAGGAAGAGATTACCGTTGAGCAATTCTTTTCCTATCCGCTGGCGGCAACGATCCGCCCACCCAACCTGCATCGCGCACTGGTGCAACTGAGCGGCAAGCTGGATATTCGCACCAATATTGAGTGTGAAAATGGCTACAGTCTGCTGGATGTAGTGCGCCATTCGGATGCTATCGGGACGACCAATCATTTCAACGAGCCCGATCGGCACGGTATTCATATGCTGAAGATTGCGGGTTTGGACGACAACACCGACGAATTTTATACCCATTACGGCATCATTTATCTGGCGGACGCCCGTCTGTCTCTGCTGGCGCGTAAGCTGATCGACACCTTCGTGCAGGTCGATGGTGACCTGCACGGCGCGCCAGCGTCGCTTACAGCGGAGTAA
- a CDS encoding ATP-dependent 6-phosphofructokinase — protein MIRRIGVLTSGGDAPGMNAAIRGVVRAALSEGLEIYGIYDGYQGLYEDRMEQLDRYSVSDVINRGGTFLGSARFPQFRDEAVRQVCVENMQRRGLDALVVIGGDGSYMGAKRLTEMGFPCIGLPGTIDNDVAGTDYTIGYFTALETVLEAIDRLRDTSSSHQRISIVEVMGRHCGDLTLAAAIAGGCEFIVLPEVPFSPEDLVSEIKAGIEKGKKHAIVAITELVCDVDELAKYIEKETGRETRSTVLGHIQRGGSPVAYDRILASRMGAYSIELLQQGYGGRCVGIQNEKMVHHDIVDAIENMKRPFKGDWLETAKKLF, from the coding sequence ATGATTAGAAGAATCGGAGTGTTGACGAGCGGTGGCGATGCACCAGGTATGAATGCGGCAATTCGAGGTGTGGTTCGTGCTGCACTGTCGGAAGGGCTGGAAATCTACGGCATTTATGATGGCTATCAGGGCTTGTACGAAGATCGCATGGAGCAGTTGGATCGCTACAGCGTATCGGATGTAATTAACCGCGGCGGTACGTTCCTTGGTTCCGCACGCTTCCCACAGTTCCGTGATGAAGCGGTGCGTCAGGTCTGCGTAGAAAACATGCAGAGACGCGGTCTGGATGCGTTGGTGGTTATCGGCGGTGACGGTTCCTACATGGGTGCTAAACGTCTGACGGAAATGGGTTTTCCCTGTATCGGCTTGCCGGGCACGATCGATAACGACGTGGCGGGTACAGACTACACCATCGGCTACTTTACCGCGCTGGAAACCGTGCTGGAAGCGATTGACCGCCTGCGCGATACCTCCTCTTCCCACCAGCGTATTTCGATTGTTGAAGTCATGGGACGCCACTGTGGTGACCTGACGCTGGCGGCGGCAATTGCTGGCGGCTGTGAATTTATCGTCCTGCCGGAAGTGCCGTTTAGCCCGGAAGATCTGGTTAGCGAAATTAAAGCGGGTATCGAAAAAGGTAAAAAGCACGCGATTGTGGCAATCACCGAGCTGGTGTGCGACGTCGATGAGCTGGCGAAATACATTGAGAAAGAGACGGGACGTGAAACCCGTTCGACCGTACTCGGTCACATTCAGCGCGGCGGTTCGCCGGTCGCGTACGATCGTATTCTGGCCTCCCGTATGGGTGCCTATTCGATTGAGCTGCTACAGCAAGGCTACGGTGGTCGCTGTGTCGGTATCCAGAATGAAAAAATGGTGCACCACGACATCGTGGACGCCATCGAGAATATGAAGCGTCCTTTCAAAGGCGACTGGTTGGAGACGGCGAAGAAATTGTTCTGA
- a CDS encoding cation-efflux pump FieF: protein MNPHYARLVTLAAVSATAVALVLFVMKVFAWWHTGSVSLLASLVDSLVDIAASLVNLLVVRYSLQPADTEHAFGHGKAESLAALAQSMFISGSALFLILTGLQHSLEPQTLHAPEVGMWVTLIALVATLLLVSFQRWVVKHTHSQAVRADMLHYQSDLLMNGAILVALALSWKGITRADSLFALGIGVYILYSALRMGYDAVQSLLDRALPDEEHRAIAEVIVNWPGIRGAHALRTRRSGPTRFIQLHLEMDDALPLAEAHQIADDLEQALRKQFPGADIIIHQDPVSAVPENQRGRLTA, encoded by the coding sequence ATGAATCCACACTATGCGCGTCTGGTGACGCTGGCGGCGGTGAGCGCAACGGCCGTTGCGCTGGTGCTGTTTGTGATGAAAGTGTTTGCCTGGTGGCATACCGGTTCGGTCAGCCTGCTGGCATCGCTGGTTGATTCGCTGGTGGATATCGCCGCATCGCTGGTGAACCTGCTGGTGGTGCGCTATTCGTTGCAGCCGGCGGATACTGAGCATGCGTTCGGCCACGGTAAGGCGGAATCGCTGGCCGCGCTGGCGCAGAGCATGTTTATTTCCGGTTCGGCGCTGTTCCTGATCCTGACGGGTCTACAACATTCGCTGGAGCCACAGACGCTGCACGCGCCGGAAGTCGGCATGTGGGTGACGCTCATTGCGCTGGTGGCTACGCTGCTGCTGGTGTCGTTCCAACGCTGGGTGGTCAAGCACACACACAGTCAGGCGGTACGGGCGGATATGCTGCATTATCAGTCCGACCTGTTGATGAACGGTGCCATTCTGGTGGCGTTGGCACTCAGTTGGAAAGGCATTACTCGCGCCGATTCCCTGTTTGCGTTGGGTATTGGCGTCTATATTTTATATAGCGCATTGCGTATGGGTTACGACGCCGTGCAGTCGCTGCTGGATCGCGCACTGCCGGATGAAGAACATCGCGCCATTGCTGAGGTGATCGTGAACTGGCCGGGTATTCGCGGTGCACATGCGTTGCGCACCCGACGTTCTGGGCCGACGCGCTTTATCCAACTGCATTTGGAAATGGATGACGCCCTGCCGCTGGCTGAGGCGCATCAAATCGCCGACGATCTGGAACAGGCATTACGTAAACAGTTTCCGGGTGCCGATATTATTATCCATCAGGATCCGGTTTCCGCCGTGCCGGAAAATCAACGTGGCAGGCTGACGGCGTAG
- a CDS encoding sugar transporter has product MTRSPRSTAWLRVVSLSLAAFIFNTAEFAPVALLSDIAASFSMSAAQVGLIITIYAWVVGLMSLPCMLLSSDMERRSLLIKIFILFAISNVLSGLAWNYWVLIMARIGVALSHAVFWSITASLVVRLAPADKKAQALSLLATGTALALVLGLPLGRVVGQYLGWRVTFVLIGLIAAVIMVGLMKLLPVLPSSNSGSLKSLPLLLKRPALLCVYGLTVMIVTAHFTAYSYIEPFILKVALLSENFTTILLLIFGGAGIIGSMLFSRYSSKYPAGFLIVSFAFLAVCLLLLLPLSFSGWSLSTLCIVWGIAIMALSLGMQVKVLTLASDATDVAMALYSGIYNIGIGGGALLGNQVITHLGLPDIGYMGAAMAILATVCCIFTFVRYSHVLKTSLTN; this is encoded by the coding sequence ATGACCCGTTCTCCCCGTTCGACCGCCTGGTTACGCGTCGTCAGCCTTTCTCTGGCGGCATTCATTTTTAACACCGCTGAATTTGCCCCTGTTGCGTTACTGTCAGACATCGCTGCCAGTTTTTCCATGAGCGCTGCGCAGGTTGGGCTGATCATCACGATTTATGCCTGGGTAGTTGGGCTGATGTCGCTGCCCTGCATGCTGCTGTCCAGTGATATGGAACGACGTAGCCTGCTGATCAAAATCTTTATCCTGTTCGCCATCAGTAATGTGCTGTCCGGCCTCGCCTGGAATTATTGGGTGCTGATCATGGCCCGTATCGGCGTGGCGCTGTCTCATGCGGTGTTCTGGTCGATTACGGCATCGTTGGTGGTGCGTCTGGCGCCTGCGGATAAAAAAGCACAGGCGTTGAGCCTGCTGGCGACCGGAACGGCGCTGGCGCTGGTGCTAGGGTTACCGCTGGGGCGTGTGGTCGGGCAGTATCTGGGCTGGCGCGTGACGTTTGTCCTTATTGGCCTGATCGCTGCGGTGATTATGGTGGGCCTGATGAAGCTCCTGCCTGTGTTGCCGAGCAGCAATTCCGGTTCGTTGAAGAGTTTACCTCTCTTGCTTAAGCGTCCGGCGTTGCTGTGTGTGTACGGCCTGACGGTCATGATCGTGACGGCGCATTTTACCGCCTACAGTTACATCGAGCCGTTTATCCTGAAAGTGGCGTTGTTGAGTGAAAACTTCACGACCATCCTGTTACTGATTTTTGGCGGTGCCGGAATCATTGGCAGCATGTTGTTTAGCCGCTACAGCAGCAAGTATCCTGCCGGCTTCCTGATTGTGTCGTTCGCGTTTCTGGCGGTGTGTTTGCTGCTATTGCTACCTTTGTCATTCAGCGGATGGAGCTTGTCGACGCTGTGCATCGTCTGGGGTATCGCCATTATGGCGCTAAGTCTGGGCATGCAGGTCAAGGTATTGACGTTGGCATCGGATGCAACTGATGTAGCGATGGCACTCTATTCGGGGATCTATAACATCGGGATCGGCGGCGGCGCGCTACTCGGTAATCAGGTTATTACCCATTTGGGCCTGCCCGACATCGGCTACATGGGTGCAGCGATGGCGATACTGGCGACGGTGTGCTGTATTTTTACGTTTGTTCGCTATTCCCATGTGCTAAAAACATCATTAACGAACTGA
- a CDS encoding periplasmic heavy metal sensor, whose protein sequence is MQQFATLSLASLLMLGTFTAFAAENGDAPASGWHIDDSATKGASGQQGMFDGVRLTEQQRQQMRDLMHQSRQDKPAFNTEDVKAMHKLVTAETFDEAAVRAQITRMMSVQIERQIQMTRVRNQMYNLLTPAQKEILELKHKQRMKEMQQQISMFNQMVAPSSGTTNHTETDSPE, encoded by the coding sequence ATGCAACAGTTCGCAACCTTATCTCTTGCTTCACTGCTTATGTTAGGCACTTTTACCGCCTTTGCAGCAGAAAATGGAGACGCCCCAGCGAGCGGCTGGCATATCGATGATTCCGCCACAAAGGGCGCATCAGGCCAGCAAGGTATGTTCGATGGCGTGAGGCTGACTGAGCAACAGCGCCAGCAAATGCGCGATTTGATGCACCAGAGTCGTCAGGACAAGCCAGCGTTTAACACCGAAGATGTTAAAGCCATGCATAAGCTAGTGACGGCGGAAACGTTTGATGAAGCAGCGGTGCGAGCGCAGATAACCCGAATGATGAGTGTGCAGATTGAGCGTCAGATTCAGATGACCCGAGTGCGCAACCAAATGTATAACCTGCTGACGCCAGCGCAGAAAGAGATCTTAGAGCTGAAGCATAAGCAACGCATGAAAGAGATGCAGCAACAGATATCCATGTTTAACCAGATGGTTGCGCCGTCATCAGGAACGACAAACCATACTGAGACAGATAGTCCCGAGTAG
- the cpxR gene encoding envelope stress response regulator transcription factor CpxR: protein MNKILLVDDDRELTSLLKELLEMEGFNVVVAYDGEQALQIVDNTIDLLLLDVMMPKKNGIDTLKELRQQHQTPVIMLTARGSELDRVLGLELGADDYLPKPFNDRELVARIRAILRRSNWTDQQQAGDNSAPTLEVDGLRLNPGRQEASFDDIVLDLTGTEFTLLYLLAQRLGQVVSREHLSQEVLGKRLTPFDRAIDMHISNLRRKLPERKDGLPWFKTLRGRGYLMVSAA, encoded by the coding sequence ATGAATAAAATTCTGCTGGTTGATGACGATAGAGAGCTGACATCTTTATTGAAAGAATTGCTCGAAATGGAAGGTTTTAACGTCGTTGTCGCCTACGACGGCGAGCAGGCGTTACAGATAGTAGATAACACCATTGACCTGTTATTACTGGATGTGATGATGCCGAAGAAAAACGGTATCGATACATTAAAAGAACTACGACAGCAGCATCAAACGCCGGTCATCATGTTGACCGCCCGCGGCAGTGAACTGGACCGCGTTCTTGGTCTGGAACTGGGTGCAGATGATTATCTGCCGAAGCCTTTTAACGACAGGGAGCTGGTGGCGCGGATTCGCGCGATTCTCCGCCGATCCAATTGGACCGATCAACAGCAGGCAGGTGATAACAGCGCGCCGACGCTGGAAGTCGATGGCCTGCGTCTGAACCCCGGACGGCAGGAAGCCAGCTTTGACGATATCGTGTTGGACCTGACAGGCACGGAGTTCACGCTGCTCTATCTGCTGGCACAGCGGCTGGGACAGGTGGTTTCGCGCGAACATTTAAGTCAGGAAGTACTGGGGAAACGACTGACGCCGTTTGACCGTGCGATTGACATGCATATCTCGAACCTGCGGCGTAAATTGCCAGAACGTAAGGATGGCTTACCCTGGTTTAAAACGCTGCGTGGACGAGGCTATTTGATGGTATCGGCTGCATGA
- the cpxA gene encoding envelope stress sensor histidine kinase CpxA produces the protein MINSLTARIFAIFWLTLALVLMLVLMVPKLDSRQLTALLENEQRQGIMLEQHIEADLANTPANDLRWWLRLFWVLEKWAPPGQRLFLVTSEGRIFGAEKHETPIVRNFIGLSDNADHPQKKNYGRIELLGPFAIRDGDDNYQLYLIRPASSPQSDFISLLFDRPLLLLIFTMLISSPLLLWLAWSLAKPARKLKHAADEVAKGNLRQHPELESGPQEFLATGVSFNQMVSALERMVTAQQRLLSDISHELRTPLTRLQLATALLRRRQGEGNELNRIEMETQRLDSMINDLLVLSRNQHKNELTREFLRADELWGNVLDDAAFEAEQMGKTLEVPYPPGPWTLFGNPASLDSALENIVRNALRYSHNHIEVAFSVDNQGITIKVDDDGPGVSPEDREQIFRPFYRTDEARDRASGGSGLGLAIVETAIMQHKGWVKAEDSPLGGLRLIIWLPLHQR, from the coding sequence ATGATCAATAGTTTGACTGCCCGTATCTTTGCCATTTTTTGGTTAACGCTGGCGCTGGTACTTATGCTGGTTCTGATGGTGCCCAAGCTGGACTCGCGCCAGCTTACCGCCTTGCTGGAAAACGAGCAGCGGCAGGGCATCATGCTGGAACAGCACATTGAAGCAGACCTCGCCAACACACCAGCTAACGATCTGCGCTGGTGGTTGCGGCTGTTCTGGGTGCTGGAAAAGTGGGCTCCTCCGGGGCAACGTCTTTTTCTGGTCACCAGCGAAGGTCGAATTTTCGGCGCAGAAAAGCATGAAACCCCGATTGTGCGTAATTTTATCGGGCTGTCGGATAACGCCGACCACCCGCAAAAGAAAAATTACGGCCGCATTGAGCTTCTCGGTCCTTTTGCAATCCGCGATGGTGATGACAACTACCAGCTTTACCTGATTCGTCCTGCCAGCAGTCCGCAGTCAGATTTCATTAGTCTGCTATTTGACCGTCCTTTACTGCTGCTGATCTTCACCATGCTGATCAGTTCACCGCTGTTGCTCTGGCTCGCCTGGAGCCTGGCGAAACCCGCACGTAAGCTCAAACACGCTGCCGACGAAGTCGCCAAAGGAAACTTACGCCAACACCCTGAGTTAGAGTCCGGCCCGCAGGAGTTTCTGGCTACGGGCGTCAGCTTTAACCAGATGGTCAGCGCGCTGGAACGGATGGTTACCGCACAGCAACGTCTGCTGTCGGATATCTCTCATGAGCTGCGCACGCCGCTGACGCGCTTGCAGCTGGCGACGGCACTGCTGCGTCGGCGTCAGGGTGAAGGCAATGAGCTGAACCGCATTGAGATGGAAACTCAGCGGCTCGACAGCATGATTAACGATCTGCTGGTGCTCTCACGTAATCAACACAAGAACGAGCTGACCCGTGAGTTCCTGCGTGCCGATGAACTGTGGGGCAATGTGCTGGATGATGCCGCCTTTGAAGCCGAGCAAATGGGCAAAACGCTGGAAGTACCTTATCCTCCGGGACCGTGGACACTCTTTGGCAACCCTGCCTCACTCGACAGTGCGTTGGAAAATATCGTGCGCAACGCGCTACGTTATTCCCACAACCACATCGAAGTGGCTTTCTCGGTGGATAATCAGGGCATCACCATCAAAGTGGATGACGATGGCCCCGGCGTTAGCCCGGAAGATCGTGAACAGATTTTCCGCCCCTTCTACCGTACGGATGAAGCACGTGACCGCGCATCCGGCGGAAGCGGTTTAGGGCTCGCCATCGTGGAAACCGCCATTATGCAGCACAAAGGCTGGGTAAAAGCGGAGGACAGTCCACTGGGCGGGTTACGCTTAATCATCTGGCTACCGTTACATCAGCGGTAA
- a CDS encoding DUF3142 domain-containing protein: MGRKARLLLVTPLMVLACLLSFCTQATSVNAEPSTVNAALPIVDATRYQDFWLWAAVRPQPILHQAKTLYLHQGEIARRQGKVVFLRQGIPPSQLRVNRVWLAFRMTTLELSDRHLNRMLKLREKWQRHGNQVVGIQIDFDAKSYQLAGYVAFLTQLRERLPEECQLSITGLLDWSKTGDVSTLNRLQGKLDEVVVQTYQGRSTITNYAEYLPALMKLTLPFRLGLVQNGKWEKRWQQRLATSPYYRGEVVFLVNPPSKKSPSRSSRTE, translated from the coding sequence GTGGGCAGAAAAGCTCGATTATTACTGGTAACGCCGCTAATGGTGCTGGCCTGCCTGCTCTCGTTCTGTACGCAGGCCACTTCCGTTAACGCTGAACCTTCAACCGTCAACGCTGCACTCCCCATCGTCGATGCGACACGCTATCAGGATTTCTGGCTGTGGGCAGCGGTGCGGCCACAGCCAATTCTGCATCAGGCAAAAACTCTGTATCTGCATCAGGGAGAAATCGCCCGCCGTCAGGGCAAGGTCGTTTTCCTGCGTCAGGGGATTCCGCCCAGCCAGCTGCGCGTTAACCGCGTCTGGCTGGCTTTCCGCATGACCACGCTGGAGCTTTCCGATCGTCACCTGAACCGAATGCTAAAGTTACGGGAAAAGTGGCAACGCCACGGTAATCAGGTTGTCGGGATTCAGATCGATTTTGACGCGAAAAGCTACCAACTGGCAGGCTATGTCGCATTTCTGACGCAATTGCGCGAGCGTTTACCCGAAGAGTGTCAGCTCAGCATTACAGGGTTGCTCGACTGGTCTAAAACCGGTGATGTCTCCACGCTGAACCGCTTACAGGGCAAGCTGGATGAAGTGGTGGTGCAGACCTATCAGGGGCGCAGCACCATTACCAACTACGCCGAGTATCTACCCGCCTTGATGAAGCTAACGCTTCCTTTCCGATTAGGGCTGGTGCAAAACGGCAAGTGGGAAAAGCGGTGGCAGCAGCGCCTTGCCACTTCACCGTATTATCGTGGGGAAGTGGTGTTTTTGGTGAATCCGCCGTCAAAGAAATCACCATCGCGCAGCAGTAGAACAGAGTAG
- a CDS encoding tRNA (cytidine(34)-2'-O)-methyltransferase, protein MFHIALYEPQIAPNTGNIIRLVANNGCMLHLIEPLGFDFEEKKLRRAGLDYHDLANVSRHKNYQDFLAAVPGKRIFACTTKGSRPYDQPTYQPGDVLLFGSETSGLPDEIRNGFESDFRIRIPMQSDSRSLNLSNAVAIISYEAWRQNGFGDCL, encoded by the coding sequence ATGTTCCATATCGCGCTCTATGAGCCTCAAATTGCACCGAACACCGGCAATATTATCCGACTGGTTGCCAACAACGGCTGTATGCTTCATTTGATTGAACCGCTGGGGTTTGATTTTGAAGAGAAGAAACTGCGCCGCGCAGGGTTGGATTACCACGATCTGGCGAACGTCAGTCGTCATAAAAACTATCAGGATTTTCTGGCTGCGGTTCCCGGAAAACGTATTTTCGCCTGTACCACCAAAGGCAGCCGCCCCTACGATCAGCCGACCTACCAGCCGGGCGATGTGTTGCTGTTTGGATCGGAAACATCCGGCCTGCCAGACGAGATTCGCAACGGCTTCGAGTCAGATTTCCGTATCCGCATTCCAATGCAGTCCGACAGCCGCAGCCTGAATCTGTCCAATGCGGTGGCAATCATCAGCTATGAAGCCTGGCGGCAAAATGGCTTCGGCGATTGCCTGTAG
- a CDS encoding AEC family transporter yields the protein MPAFIVSLWHQIFLSLPLFVLIALGYSLIRYGKWPTTVTDGMTRFVFSVAMPAMLFRLMSDFSKRPVVDARLLIAFFGGCLLVFVLGRIVARKVFHLDGVSGSLFALSGIFSNNVMLGLPIATLMLGEEAIPSVALVVVFNGLILWTLVTVSVEWARNGALSLQGFTKTALGVLKNPLIIGILSGTVFSLTGLPLPSYVDQPLAMLGQIAAPLSLVALGMGLAEYRVRDGWQISTAICTIKLLVQPLVIWGIAIALGLPEMETRAVVLLGSMAVGVNVYLMSRQFDVLGGPVASSLLLSTAMAALTTPLILTLMGVRL from the coding sequence ATGCCTGCATTTATTGTTTCGCTTTGGCACCAGATTTTTCTGTCGTTACCTCTCTTTGTTCTTATCGCGCTCGGCTATAGCCTGATTCGCTACGGTAAATGGCCGACCACCGTGACTGACGGCATGACGCGCTTTGTCTTCTCTGTCGCAATGCCCGCGATGCTGTTCCGCCTGATGTCGGATTTCTCCAAACGGCCAGTGGTGGATGCCCGGCTGCTGATCGCCTTTTTCGGCGGCTGCCTGCTGGTGTTTGTTCTCGGCCGCATTGTGGCGCGCAAAGTCTTTCATCTCGATGGTGTCTCCGGCTCGCTTTTCGCGCTGAGCGGTATCTTCTCCAACAACGTGATGCTGGGGCTGCCGATTGCCACGCTGATGCTGGGTGAAGAGGCGATTCCGTCCGTCGCGCTGGTCGTGGTGTTTAACGGGCTTATTCTGTGGACGCTGGTAACGGTGTCGGTGGAATGGGCGCGTAACGGGGCGTTGTCGCTACAGGGCTTTACCAAAACCGCGTTGGGCGTGCTGAAGAACCCGCTGATTATCGGCATTTTGTCCGGCACCGTCTTCAGCCTGACGGGCCTGCCGCTACCATCGTATGTTGACCAGCCGCTTGCCATGCTGGGGCAGATTGCCGCACCGCTGTCGCTGGTGGCGCTGGGGATGGGGCTGGCGGAATACCGCGTGCGTGATGGTTGGCAGATCAGCACGGCGATTTGCACCATCAAACTGCTGGTCCAGCCGCTGGTGATCTGGGGGATTGCTATCGCGCTTGGCCTGCCGGAAATGGAGACGCGTGCGGTCGTGCTACTGGGGTCGATGGCGGTGGGCGTCAACGTCTATCTGATGTCGCGCCAGTTCGACGTACTGGGTGGCCCGGTGGCGTCTAGTTTACTGCTATCAACGGCGATGGCGGCATTAACCACGCCGTTGATTTTGACACTGATGGGGGTGCGGTTATAG
- the ugpQ gene encoding glycerophosphodiester phosphodiesterase has protein sequence MEIIWPYPTIVAHRGGGSLAPENTLAAIDVGASLGHKMIEFDAKLSQDGQIFLLHDDTLERTSNGWGIAGALPWDKLVGLDVGGWYGHKFVGERLPLLSEVAKRCVQYGMAANIEIKPTTGYETETGRVIALAARQLWADHPIAPLLSSFSIDALEAAQQAAPELPRGLLLDEWEEEWLALTQRLGCVSIHLNHKLLTAERVAELKAAGLRILVYTVNQPDRAQTLLDWGVDCICTDRIDLIGAHFATG, from the coding sequence ATGGAAATAATCTGGCCTTACCCGACCATTGTCGCCCATCGTGGCGGCGGTTCACTGGCACCGGAAAACACGCTGGCGGCGATTGATGTCGGCGCCAGCCTCGGTCACAAGATGATCGAGTTTGACGCCAAGCTGTCGCAGGACGGCCAGATTTTCCTCTTACACGACGACACACTTGAGCGTACCAGCAACGGCTGGGGTATCGCGGGAGCGTTGCCGTGGGACAAACTGGTCGGGTTGGATGTCGGCGGCTGGTACGGTCATAAATTTGTCGGAGAACGTCTGCCGCTGCTATCGGAGGTGGCAAAACGCTGCGTGCAGTACGGCATGGCGGCCAATATCGAGATTAAACCCACCACTGGATATGAAACGGAAACCGGGCGCGTGATTGCGCTGGCAGCGCGTCAGCTATGGGCCGATCATCCGATCGCGCCGCTGCTATCCTCGTTCTCTATCGACGCTCTGGAAGCGGCACAGCAGGCCGCACCAGAACTGCCGCGTGGGCTGTTGCTGGATGAGTGGGAAGAGGAGTGGCTGGCGTTAACGCAGCGTCTGGGCTGTGTGTCCATCCATCTGAATCACAAACTGCTGACGGCAGAGCGCGTTGCGGAACTGAAAGCTGCGGGTTTACGCATTCTGGTTTATACCGTTAATCAACCTGATCGCGCGCAAACTTTGCTGGATTGGGGCGTTGACTGCATCTGTACTGACCGGATAGATTTAATCGGGGCACACTTCGCGACCGGCTGA
- a CDS encoding transcriptional regulator, translating to MKGEKRVNMHRADIVAALRKRNLSLSGLGREHDLSPYTLKNALDKPYPKAEKIIADAIGMTPQEIWPGRY from the coding sequence ATGAAAGGTGAAAAAAGAGTAAACATGCACAGGGCAGACATAGTCGCCGCTCTCCGCAAGAGAAACTTGTCTCTGTCAGGCTTGGGGCGTGAGCACGACTTGTCTCCTTACACATTAAAAAATGCATTAGATAAACCTTATCCAAAGGCTGAAAAGATTATCGCGGATGCTATTGGAATGACTCCCCAAGAAATTTGGCCAGGGAGATATTGA